From a region of the Synechococcus sp. RS9916 genome:
- the cysC gene encoding adenylyl-sulfate kinase produces the protein MTASPTYGQLTNQGASTNIAWHHASVDRAARADQRGHRSAILWFTGLSGAGKSTLANAVNQALFERGLATYVLDGDNVRHGLCKDLGFSDADREENIRRIGEVAKLFLDSGVIVLTAFVSPFRADRDKARALVDDGDFIEVFCSADLGVCEERDTKGLYAKARAGEIKEFTGISSPYEAPESPELSVDTGAAALDACVEQVVNALIERGVIPAQS, from the coding sequence ATGACCGCCTCCCCCACTTACGGCCAGCTCACCAACCAGGGCGCTTCCACCAACATCGCCTGGCACCACGCCTCAGTCGATCGGGCTGCCCGGGCGGATCAGCGCGGTCATCGCAGCGCCATCCTCTGGTTCACCGGCCTCAGCGGCGCCGGCAAAAGCACCCTGGCCAATGCCGTAAACCAGGCCTTGTTTGAGCGAGGACTGGCCACCTACGTGCTGGATGGCGACAACGTTCGCCACGGCCTCTGCAAAGACCTGGGGTTTTCCGACGCTGACCGGGAGGAAAACATTCGCCGCATCGGCGAAGTGGCGAAGCTGTTCCTCGACTCCGGTGTGATCGTGCTTACCGCCTTCGTCTCTCCCTTCCGTGCCGACCGCGACAAAGCTCGTGCCCTGGTGGACGACGGCGACTTCATCGAAGTGTTCTGCTCTGCCGATCTGGGGGTCTGTGAGGAACGCGACACCAAAGGGCTCTATGCCAAGGCGCGGGCCGGCGAAATCAAGGAGTTCACCGGCATCTCCAGCCCTTATGAAGCCCCCGAATCCCCCGAGCTGTCGGTCGATACCGGTGCGGCGGCTCTGGACGCTTGCGTTGAACAGGTGGTGAACGCCCTGATCGAACGCGGCGTCATTCCGGCTCAGTCCTGA
- a CDS encoding citrate synthase — MGVAQASADEIRHERTGIVFRPGLDGVPATQSSICDIDGQLGRLSYRGYPLEELAAESTFLETAYLLIWGELPTAAQLQAFEHEVQMHRRVSFRVRDMMKCFPATGHPMDALQSSAASLGLFYSRRAIDDPKYIYAAVVRLIAKIPTMVAAFQLIRKGQDPIQPRDDLAYSANFLYMLTEREPDPFAARIFDRCLILHAEHSLNASTFSARVTASTLTDPYAVVASAVGTLAGPLHGGANEDVLAMLEEIGSPDQAASYLDEAIANKRKVMGFGHREYKVKDPRAVILQALAEEMFERFGHDDLYDVARALEEAAETRLGPKGIYPNVDFYSGLVYRKLGIPRDLFTPVFAISRVAGWLAHWREQLGANRIFRPSQIYTGSEQRRWIPLESRLPAAGA, encoded by the coding sequence TTGGGGGTGGCACAGGCTTCCGCAGACGAGATCCGCCACGAGCGCACGGGCATTGTGTTCCGTCCGGGTTTGGATGGCGTGCCTGCCACCCAGTCATCCATCTGCGATATCGATGGCCAGTTGGGCCGTTTGTCGTATCGCGGCTACCCCCTCGAAGAGCTGGCGGCTGAAAGCACATTCCTGGAAACGGCCTATTTGCTGATCTGGGGCGAACTGCCCACGGCTGCGCAGCTCCAGGCCTTTGAGCACGAGGTGCAAATGCACCGGCGGGTGAGCTTCCGGGTGCGGGACATGATGAAGTGCTTCCCGGCCACCGGCCATCCCATGGATGCCCTCCAGTCCAGTGCGGCATCTCTGGGGTTGTTCTATTCCCGCCGGGCGATTGATGACCCCAAATACATCTATGCCGCAGTGGTGCGGCTGATCGCCAAAATCCCCACGATGGTGGCGGCGTTCCAGCTGATCCGGAAAGGTCAGGATCCGATTCAGCCCCGGGATGACCTGGCCTATTCCGCCAATTTCCTCTACATGCTCACCGAGCGGGAGCCTGATCCCTTTGCAGCCAGGATTTTTGACCGCTGTCTGATACTCCATGCCGAGCACAGCCTGAATGCGAGCACCTTCAGTGCACGCGTCACCGCCAGCACGCTGACCGATCCGTACGCGGTGGTGGCTTCAGCTGTTGGCACCCTGGCCGGCCCCCTGCATGGAGGGGCGAATGAGGATGTGCTCGCGATGTTGGAGGAGATCGGTTCCCCTGATCAGGCTGCGTCTTACCTCGATGAGGCCATTGCCAACAAGCGCAAGGTGATGGGTTTCGGGCACAGGGAATACAAGGTCAAAGATCCGCGTGCAGTGATCCTTCAGGCGCTCGCCGAGGAGATGTTCGAGCGCTTCGGCCACGACGATCTGTACGACGTGGCCCGTGCCCTCGAAGAGGCGGCTGAAACCCGTCTCGGTCCCAAGGGCATCTATCCGAATGTGGATTTCTATTCCGGGCTCGTGTACCGCAAGCTGGGCATTCCTCGGGATCTGTTCACGCCGGTGTTTGCGATCTCCCGCGTGGCTGGCTGGCTGGCCCACTGGCGCGAACAGCTCGGCGCCAACAGGATTTTCCGCCCTTCGCAGATCTATACCGGCAGTGAACAGCGCCGTTGGATTCCGCTCGAAAGCCGCCTTCCGGCTGCGGGCGCCTAA
- a CDS encoding translation initiation factor has translation MPKGGWQEFSSADSLQRPSGPASAPTPKAQQMVRVQPTRGGRGGKTVTVIRGLELDAAGFKALLKKLKSRIGSGGTAKDGVVELQGDQVDLTLELLAKEGYRPKRAGG, from the coding sequence ATGCCGAAAGGAGGCTGGCAAGAATTCAGCAGCGCTGACAGTCTGCAGCGCCCAAGCGGCCCAGCATCAGCCCCCACGCCCAAGGCGCAGCAAATGGTGCGGGTGCAACCCACCCGCGGAGGACGCGGTGGCAAAACAGTCACCGTGATCCGCGGACTGGAACTGGACGCTGCCGGCTTCAAGGCCCTGCTCAAAAAACTCAAGAGCCGTATCGGCAGCGGTGGTACCGCCAAGGACGGTGTGGTGGAACTCCAGGGGGACCAGGTGGATCTCACCCTGGAGCTGCTTGCCAAGGAGGGCTATCGCCCCAAACGCGCGGGCGGCTGA
- a CDS encoding DUF3352 domain-containing protein: MKARSFFLAVAASVVVMLTAAAGLWWAMAQQSPLRLAQQPLELPRAARFVPRQSALSLHWLVDPGRLPAYAQAVAPAKQRRDARDAVQQLRDGAFALAGLEFSDELADWIGPQVSLSLLDPAPGEGRLGWVLALSSRDQDGAKRFLQRFWQTRSLAGTDLQISRYRGMGVISGRGALLGRDPQPLATALIDDDLLLLASGRGVLEQALDVSQLDAMHQLGDEDLKQRLNQLGEGVAVVTASPQALSTWLGMPAELVQHPDLEGLVAALGLQGADLSVDGMLRFRAPVVSAGSSGGAAAAGEALLSGAGGDAQALALLNNPSALLQPESDDPLAQWLGPVVLAQLKALSAPAVDAITTRTDGPLLWEQQSQGWLLGTRAGHPGSEAVDAALQQQGLAASSLEADRGPLTVWTKLQRKRSHGTDSLQAQLAVALAKDGNQEWWGGSLDALQQRRDEKALQPRLQQLTALADRETRLPQQLALAAPLSRVQLREWRPWAFVQTVAGRSLLEPVQGLALAVGPASSSDNATGREQPDGSDTLRLRVLLNLG, from the coding sequence ATGAAGGCCCGCTCCTTTTTTCTCGCAGTTGCTGCTTCAGTGGTGGTGATGCTTACCGCTGCTGCTGGCTTGTGGTGGGCGATGGCGCAGCAGAGTCCGCTGCGACTCGCGCAGCAGCCCCTCGAGCTCCCGCGGGCAGCCCGTTTCGTTCCCCGTCAGTCGGCCCTCAGCCTGCATTGGCTCGTCGATCCAGGGCGTCTTCCCGCCTACGCCCAGGCTGTCGCACCTGCGAAGCAACGCCGGGATGCGCGGGATGCCGTTCAGCAGTTGCGGGATGGTGCCTTCGCTTTGGCGGGTCTTGAGTTCAGTGATGAATTGGCCGATTGGATCGGCCCTCAGGTGAGCCTCTCGCTGCTGGATCCAGCGCCAGGGGAAGGCCGTCTTGGCTGGGTGCTGGCCCTTTCCAGCCGTGATCAGGATGGTGCCAAACGCTTCCTGCAGCGCTTCTGGCAGACCCGCAGCCTGGCTGGAACGGATCTGCAGATCAGCCGGTATCGCGGCATGGGGGTGATCAGTGGCCGTGGTGCGCTGTTGGGCAGGGACCCCCAGCCCCTCGCCACAGCTCTGATCGACGACGACCTGTTGCTGTTGGCATCCGGCCGGGGGGTGCTCGAGCAGGCCCTCGATGTCTCCCAGCTCGATGCAATGCATCAGCTCGGGGATGAGGATCTGAAGCAACGCCTCAATCAATTGGGTGAAGGGGTCGCCGTCGTGACGGCTTCACCGCAGGCTCTCAGCACGTGGCTGGGGATGCCTGCTGAGCTGGTGCAGCATCCCGACTTGGAAGGTCTGGTGGCGGCCCTCGGGTTGCAGGGGGCTGATCTGAGCGTGGATGGCATGTTGCGCTTTCGTGCTCCTGTTGTCTCCGCTGGCTCCTCAGGTGGTGCAGCAGCTGCAGGGGAGGCTTTGTTGAGCGGAGCCGGCGGTGATGCCCAGGCGTTGGCCCTGCTCAACAACCCGTCAGCGCTGTTGCAGCCTGAGAGTGACGACCCGCTGGCGCAATGGCTTGGTCCCGTTGTTCTGGCGCAGCTGAAGGCTCTCTCTGCACCTGCTGTGGATGCGATCACCACCCGCACCGATGGCCCTCTGTTGTGGGAACAACAGTCTCAGGGCTGGTTGCTGGGTACCCGGGCTGGTCACCCCGGCTCGGAAGCTGTTGATGCGGCCTTGCAGCAACAGGGTCTCGCCGCGTCGTCGCTGGAGGCCGATCGAGGTCCACTCACGGTCTGGACCAAGCTCCAGCGCAAACGCAGCCATGGCACCGATTCGCTCCAGGCTCAGTTGGCGGTGGCCCTGGCCAAGGATGGCAACCAGGAGTGGTGGGGTGGCAGCCTGGATGCCTTGCAACAGCGCCGCGACGAGAAAGCGCTGCAACCAAGGCTCCAGCAGCTGACCGCCCTGGCGGATCGGGAGACCCGACTCCCACAGCAGCTGGCGCTGGCCGCCCCACTCAGTCGCGTGCAGCTGCGGGAGTGGCGGCCTTGGGCGTTTGTGCAAACCGTGGCGGGTCGGTCTCTGCTCGAACCGGTTCAGGGCCTGGCGCTGGCTGTCGGACCGGCATCGTCATCTGACAACGCCACGGGTCGTGAACAGCCTGATGGCAGTGACACCCTGCGCCTGCGTGTGCTCCTCAACCTGGGTTGA
- a CDS encoding rhodanese-like domain-containing protein, protein MPDTSPDGLPRPLSAKELQRLLNDTPRPRIVDVREQQELVIAPFPGPVEHLPLSAAEQWMEGLPEQFEIDQPVVVLCHAGVRSWQFGCWLLAQRPELSVWNLEGGIDAWSVQVDPSVPRY, encoded by the coding sequence ATGCCTGATACCTCTCCCGACGGCCTGCCCAGGCCCCTCTCCGCCAAGGAGCTGCAGCGACTTCTGAACGACACGCCGCGCCCCAGGATCGTGGATGTGAGGGAACAGCAAGAGTTGGTCATCGCTCCTTTCCCTGGCCCCGTGGAGCATTTACCCCTCAGTGCTGCCGAGCAATGGATGGAGGGACTGCCTGAACAATTCGAGATTGACCAACCCGTGGTGGTGCTTTGCCACGCCGGCGTCCGCAGCTGGCAATTCGGTTGCTGGCTCCTCGCGCAACGGCCAGAGCTCAGCGTCTGGAACCTTGAGGGGGGCATCGATGCCTGGAGTGTGCAGGTCGATCCCAGTGTTCCGCGGTACTGA
- a CDS encoding class I SAM-dependent methyltransferase — MTAPTAAPGWADSSQGLGRWIERLIRIGILRRPLFFQARQLIIRTAERNGIPWRQRRAELQAAAAPLLAQSTTAEVETPEYYVARFHAYEQGNLCWQAAAEAEQATDAMALRIWPDEDLSPDQAQKRLRDAIHAAVEPLLTGPLHQVLDLGCSVGVSTQALAEWLRQRAERQGEASPSVMGLDLSPEMLAVARVRDRNGAVAEWRHGAAEHTGLPKGSVDLISVQFVCHELPQAATRDVLAEAFRVLRPGGALVMVDQDPASSVLQRLPAPVATLLKSTEPYIEQYFALDMEAALRDAGFHALQVSACDPRHRVIACLR; from the coding sequence ATGACTGCTCCCACCGCTGCACCTGGTTGGGCTGACTCCAGCCAGGGTTTGGGTCGTTGGATCGAACGACTGATCCGGATTGGCATTCTGCGCCGGCCGTTGTTTTTTCAGGCGCGGCAGTTGATTATTCGCACGGCAGAACGGAACGGCATCCCCTGGCGCCAGCGACGGGCGGAATTGCAGGCGGCTGCAGCTCCCCTGCTGGCCCAAAGCACAACTGCTGAGGTCGAAACTCCGGAGTACTACGTCGCGCGGTTTCATGCCTATGAGCAAGGCAATCTCTGCTGGCAGGCTGCCGCTGAAGCTGAGCAGGCCACGGATGCCATGGCTCTGCGGATCTGGCCCGACGAGGATCTTTCCCCAGATCAAGCTCAGAAGCGGCTACGGGACGCAATCCACGCGGCTGTCGAGCCCCTCCTCACTGGCCCGTTGCACCAGGTGCTGGATCTTGGCTGTTCTGTTGGGGTGAGCACGCAAGCCCTGGCGGAGTGGTTGCGCCAACGGGCGGAACGTCAGGGGGAGGCCTCGCCCAGCGTCATGGGCCTTGATCTGTCTCCTGAAATGTTGGCGGTGGCACGGGTTCGTGACCGGAACGGGGCCGTGGCGGAGTGGCGCCATGGAGCGGCGGAACACACCGGCCTGCCGAAGGGTTCCGTCGACTTAATCAGCGTGCAGTTCGTCTGTCATGAGCTGCCTCAGGCTGCAACCCGGGATGTCCTGGCTGAGGCGTTTCGTGTGTTGCGTCCCGGTGGAGCGCTGGTGATGGTGGATCAAGATCCGGCGTCGTCGGTTTTGCAGCGGTTGCCAGCACCAGTGGCCACGTTGCTGAAGAGCACAGAGCCCTATATCGAGCAATATTTCGCCTTGGATATGGAAGCCGCTCTCAGGGATGCGGGTTTCCATGCACTGCAGGTCAGTGCTTGTGATCCTCGGCATCGTGTGATCGCCTGCTTACGCTGA
- the nuoH gene encoding NADH-quinone oxidoreductase subunit NuoH, whose protein sequence is MVPPFATTTTALVTPGLDLERSFSEALQGFGLSSDLAHLIWLPLPMLLVLVAAVVGVLVTVWLERKISAAVQQRIGPEYAGALGVLQPLADGLKLLVKEDIIPARADSLLFTLGPVLVVVPVILSWLIVPFGQNLLVSNVGIGIFLWISLSSIQPIGLLMSGYASNNKYSLLGGLRAAAQSISYEIPLALAVLAIVMMSNSLSTIDIVNQQTGAGLLSWNIWRQPVGFLIFWICALAECERLPFDLPEAEEELVAGYQTEYAGMKFALFYLGSYINLVLSALLVSVLYLGGWGFPIPVEWLAGWLGQSVDAPLVQVITGTVGIVMTVLKAYLLVFFAILLRWTTPRVRIDQLLNLGWKFLLPLALVNLLVTAALKLAFPVAFGG, encoded by the coding sequence ATGGTGCCCCCCTTCGCCACCACAACGACGGCCCTGGTAACGCCCGGCCTCGATCTGGAGCGCAGCTTCAGTGAGGCTTTGCAAGGGTTTGGCCTCTCCTCAGATCTGGCTCATCTGATCTGGCTGCCGCTGCCGATGCTGCTGGTGCTGGTGGCGGCTGTGGTCGGGGTGCTGGTCACGGTCTGGCTAGAGCGCAAAATCTCGGCGGCCGTTCAGCAGCGCATTGGTCCTGAATACGCCGGTGCTCTTGGGGTGCTCCAGCCTCTGGCTGATGGCCTCAAGCTCCTGGTGAAGGAAGACATCATTCCGGCGCGTGCCGACAGCCTGCTGTTCACCCTCGGCCCCGTGCTGGTGGTGGTGCCAGTGATCTTGTCCTGGTTGATCGTTCCGTTCGGTCAGAACCTGCTGGTCAGCAATGTGGGCATCGGCATTTTTCTATGGATTTCACTCAGCAGCATTCAGCCCATTGGTCTGCTGATGAGTGGTTATGCCTCCAACAACAAATATTCCCTGCTGGGTGGACTGAGGGCCGCGGCGCAGTCGATCAGCTACGAGATCCCACTGGCGCTGGCCGTTTTGGCGATCGTGATGATGAGCAACTCGCTCAGCACCATCGACATCGTCAATCAACAGACCGGTGCGGGTTTGCTGAGTTGGAACATCTGGCGCCAGCCCGTGGGCTTCCTGATTTTCTGGATCTGCGCCCTGGCGGAATGTGAGCGCCTTCCCTTTGACCTCCCTGAGGCTGAAGAGGAACTGGTGGCCGGCTACCAGACTGAATACGCCGGCATGAAGTTTGCCCTCTTCTATCTGGGCAGCTACATCAACCTGGTGCTTTCGGCGCTTCTGGTTTCCGTTCTCTACCTCGGAGGCTGGGGCTTCCCGATTCCGGTCGAGTGGCTGGCTGGCTGGCTGGGTCAGTCGGTGGATGCGCCTTTGGTGCAGGTGATCACGGGCACCGTGGGCATCGTCATGACTGTGCTCAAGGCCTACCTGCTGGTGTTCTTCGCCATCCTGCTGCGGTGGACCACACCCCGCGTGCGCATCGACCAGCTGCTCAACCTGGGGTGGAAGTTCCTTCTGCCTCTGGCCCTGGTCAATCTGCTGGTGACGGCAGCTCTCAAGCTCGCTTTTCCTGTCGCGTTCGGCGGCTGA
- a CDS encoding histidine phosphatase family protein, whose translation MCSSTWVDLFLFRHGIAQERMDGLDHPDRSLTLRGRQRTAAVVNHLAQLGVRAERLISSPYVRALETAWLAHRAGLAPLPEVSDWLVPGGDPQALFPFQERSVLLVGHEPDLSSLAAVLIGAPAGALRLRKAGWLHLQLPADAATWRGAARLELLLRPGALQG comes from the coding sequence GTGTGCTCCTCAACCTGGGTTGATCTGTTTCTGTTCCGCCATGGCATCGCCCAGGAGCGCATGGATGGTCTGGATCACCCCGATCGTTCGCTCACGCTGCGGGGGAGGCAGCGCACAGCAGCTGTGGTCAACCATCTGGCCCAGCTCGGGGTTCGGGCAGAACGGCTGATTAGCAGTCCCTACGTCCGCGCGCTTGAGACCGCGTGGCTGGCCCACCGGGCTGGCCTGGCCCCGCTCCCAGAAGTGTCGGATTGGCTCGTTCCAGGCGGGGATCCTCAGGCCCTGTTCCCCTTCCAAGAGCGCAGTGTTCTTTTGGTCGGTCATGAACCGGATCTCAGTTCCCTGGCGGCTGTCTTGATCGGTGCACCTGCTGGGGCGCTGCGCTTGCGTAAGGCGGGTTGGTTGCATCTCCAGTTGCCAGCGGACGCTGCAACCTGGAGGGGGGCAGCCCGACTTGAGTTGCTGCTGCGGCCTGGTGCGCTGCAGGGGTGA
- the hrcA gene encoding heat-inducible transcriptional repressor HrcA, with protein MSKPPYDRAGDTNAVDSLPSRQQEVLRATVHHYVDTIEPVGSRTLVKRFGLQASSATVRSAMGALEQRGLLTQPHTSAGRVPSAKGYRHYVDCLLPQPGAAAQYLEQELTQLSLRWAALDDLLQQMTRRLTDFTGLMSLITHPSRRQPALEAIRLVRSDDRLLVMLVENSSQAHHLNLRLPHGSEGQIEAMEAWTRRQLAQNGNGGLDWQALPRELQACGRPLRDAINSHQQRQTPQEATALFHGVSRLIAEPEFSQSARVRPLLELMDEQPTALVPADGSPSSGVWIGEEHPQTELHHCSVVQATYRSGGEGIGQVALVGPMRMAYATALAAVQSVARTLERLLA; from the coding sequence CTGAGCAAACCCCCGTACGATCGCGCTGGTGACACCAACGCCGTGGATTCCCTGCCCAGCCGACAACAGGAGGTGCTGCGGGCGACGGTTCATCACTACGTGGACACGATCGAGCCAGTGGGCAGCCGCACCCTGGTGAAACGGTTCGGGCTGCAGGCCAGCTCCGCCACCGTGCGTTCGGCAATGGGGGCCCTGGAGCAGCGAGGCCTGCTGACCCAGCCACACACCTCCGCGGGCCGCGTGCCCAGTGCAAAGGGATACAGGCACTACGTGGATTGCCTGCTCCCTCAACCGGGGGCAGCCGCTCAGTATCTCGAGCAGGAGCTAACCCAACTCAGCCTGCGGTGGGCCGCCCTCGACGACCTGCTGCAACAGATGACCCGCAGGCTCACCGATTTCACCGGTCTGATGAGCCTGATCACCCATCCGAGCCGCCGGCAACCGGCCCTGGAGGCCATTCGGCTGGTGCGCAGTGACGATCGTCTGCTGGTGATGCTGGTGGAGAACTCCAGCCAAGCCCACCACCTCAATCTGCGGCTTCCACACGGCAGCGAGGGGCAAATCGAGGCGATGGAGGCATGGACGCGACGCCAACTGGCGCAGAACGGCAACGGTGGGCTCGACTGGCAAGCCCTACCCAGGGAACTGCAGGCCTGCGGCCGTCCTTTGCGTGATGCCATCAACAGCCACCAGCAGCGGCAAACACCCCAGGAAGCGACGGCCCTATTCCATGGCGTGTCACGGCTGATCGCTGAGCCGGAATTCAGCCAGAGCGCACGTGTCCGCCCGCTGCTGGAACTGATGGATGAGCAACCAACCGCCCTGGTGCCGGCAGACGGCTCCCCCAGCAGTGGGGTGTGGATCGGCGAGGAGCACCCCCAAACGGAGCTGCACCACTGCTCCGTGGTGCAGGCGACGTACCGAAGCGGGGGCGAAGGCATCGGCCAGGTGGCCCTGGTGGGCCCGATGCGCATGGCCTATGCAACGGCCCTGGCTGCGGTCCAATCGGTGGCCCGCACCCTCGAGCGTTTACTGGCCTGA
- the trpB gene encoding tryptophan synthase subunit beta — protein sequence MTSTLPPKPTAQDLAVSSRPAASGRFGRFGGQYVPETLMPALAELEQAAAQAWSDPAFTSELDRLLRSYVGRATPLYEAERLTAHYRRADGGPRIWLKREDLNHTGAHKINNALGQALLALRMGKKRIIAETGAGQHGVATATVCARFGLECVIYMGAEDMRRQALNVFRMRLLGATVQPVTAGTATLKDATSEAIRDWVTNVETTHYILGSVAGPHPYPMLVRDFHAVIGRETRQQCSEAFGRLPDVLLACVGGGSNAMGLFHEFVTCPDVRLIGVEAAGDGVETGRHAATMTEGRAGVLHGAMSLLLQDKDGQIQEAHSISAGLDYPGVGPEHSYLREIGRAEYGAVTDAEALAALQLVSQLEGIIPALETAHAFAWLETLCPTLPDGTEVVINCSGRGDKDVNTVAEKLGSALGG from the coding sequence GTGACCAGCACCCTGCCCCCTAAGCCCACCGCTCAGGATCTGGCCGTGAGTTCACGGCCTGCCGCTTCGGGCCGGTTCGGTCGCTTTGGGGGGCAATACGTGCCCGAAACCCTGATGCCGGCGCTTGCCGAGCTGGAACAAGCGGCGGCCCAAGCCTGGAGTGATCCTGCCTTCACATCAGAGCTCGACCGGTTGCTCCGGTCCTATGTGGGGCGTGCGACACCGCTCTATGAGGCGGAGCGATTGACGGCCCATTACCGCCGCGCTGACGGCGGCCCCCGCATCTGGCTCAAGCGGGAGGACCTCAATCACACCGGCGCCCACAAGATCAACAACGCCCTTGGCCAAGCGCTATTGGCCCTGCGCATGGGCAAAAAGCGGATCATTGCCGAGACCGGAGCGGGTCAGCACGGCGTGGCCACCGCCACCGTGTGTGCGCGCTTCGGCTTGGAGTGCGTCATCTACATGGGCGCTGAAGACATGCGCCGTCAGGCCCTCAACGTCTTCCGCATGCGCTTGCTCGGTGCCACCGTGCAACCGGTGACGGCTGGCACCGCCACCTTGAAAGACGCCACCAGCGAAGCGATCCGCGACTGGGTGACCAATGTGGAAACGACCCACTACATCCTTGGTTCCGTTGCGGGACCCCACCCCTATCCGATGTTGGTCCGCGATTTCCATGCGGTGATCGGCAGAGAAACGCGCCAGCAATGCAGTGAGGCCTTCGGTCGCCTACCGGATGTCCTCCTGGCTTGTGTTGGTGGTGGTTCCAACGCCATGGGCCTGTTCCATGAGTTTGTGACCTGCCCTGACGTGCGCCTGATCGGCGTTGAGGCAGCAGGCGATGGGGTTGAGACCGGTCGCCATGCCGCCACCATGACGGAAGGGCGTGCTGGCGTGCTGCACGGTGCGATGAGCCTCCTCCTGCAAGACAAAGACGGCCAGATTCAAGAGGCGCACTCCATTAGTGCGGGCCTCGACTATCCCGGCGTTGGCCCAGAGCACAGCTACCTGCGCGAGATCGGTCGTGCGGAATATGGGGCGGTGACTGATGCGGAAGCACTCGCAGCCCTGCAACTGGTGAGTCAGCTCGAGGGCATCATTCCGGCCCTGGAAACCGCCCATGCGTTCGCCTGGTTGGAGACCCTTTGCCCCACACTTCCCGATGGCACTGAAGTGGTGATCAACTGCAGTGGCCGCGGCGACAAGGATGTCAACACGGTGGCTGAGAAGCTCGGCAGTGCGTTGGGGGGCTGA